attaggaatattaaaaaatacattgtTCTTTTTCATTCCTTAATCACCATTCATATCCAAAATGTAaaccaatattttaataattttttggaAAAACTACGGCATTTGTTAAACAAGGCAAAATTAACGAGATATGGCTgctacatgttttagaataaACCATAAAATTGAATAGTTCAATGCTGTTCTcatgtatttattgatttttttttcgatAAACAtgttaaattatgtatttatcgAATTACAGCTAAAGAACAGCATCTACATGACTAggatttattttgatttttgatccTAATTTTTTACtctccttttattttatttttgggtgGGGTCTGTAAATGCAACGTACATGGCTGACTTCTCCACGTACCGTCGATATTATTTCGTTATTTCTCACAAAAACGAAGCTTCTAGTTCCAAGCATCCTCGTCaactttagttttattaaagggCACGTAAACGTTAGCTAGGTCAGCACAATTGAATAAGTTTGATGTGTAGATTGTTTTGCAATAGATTTACCCATTTGTGTGTATTTAAGTTTCTGAAGTTTGAATTTacaaatagatatataaaactgaatataaatatttgtctaaatatgaaaatatctaaaaacgtttttacggttttggcgaaaatatttttgcagtttttaaggaaaaatgttttttttgacgaaaaagtgcatttttgtggttttggcggaaaaatgcatttttgcggGTTTGgcgaaaaatacgtttttgcgggTTTGgcgaaaaatacgtttttgcggttaTGGCGGAAAAGGTGTTTTTgacgaaaaatgtgtttttgcgggtttgacgagaaaatgtgtttttacggttttggcgggaaaatacgtttttgcggttttggcgggaaaagtgtGTTTTTGACGAGAAAATGAGTTTtgacggttttggcgggaaaatgtgttttttgcggttttggcgggaaaatgagatttgcggttttggcggaaaaatgtgtttttacgGTATTAGTGGGGAAATGCGTTtcccggttttggcgagaaaatgcgtttttcctgttttggcggaaaatgcatttttgcggtttaacttttttggcggaaaaatgcatttttacggttttgacgggaaaatgtgttttacCTTTTTGGCCGAAAAGTGTGGTTTTACTGGTTTGGCCGAAATGTGCGTTTTTATGGAAATGTGTGTTTTACGTTTTTTTgcgaaaaaatgcatttttggcgggaaagtttgttttttagttttggcgggaaatgcaTTTTTCGGTTCTACgaaaaaatgtatatgcaaaaaaaaaatagaattttggttatttttaaaaggttatttttgttatttattattttggacTGAATGATGGTGCATCTGGATAATTTGGaagagaatttgagatgagttttaaaaaatttaactggGTGATCCGtctggatgtagcattataatgtACAAAACGAACATCGATTTGGATCTTCACCCAGATGAATTAGTTGGGTGAGCAACGAACAGCACCATTTTGGATCGTAATCGTTTgctgaaaatattatataacaaaataaattagggAACGCCATTTTTGTAACAACAAATTAGTGAACGCCTTATTCGCTAaccaatatttttagtttttttagatAAGTAATTTGTTGTCTTAGTGGGCCTATtattagagaaaaagacaaaaatagcactaaatcaagtttatgttcccaaactaccattcaaggtcaaaagtcacaaaaatagcacttaattatcaaaagtcacaaacttagggtttaaagttaaagggtggggtttaggatttagggtttagggtttagggtttagattttagggtttagagtttagagtttagggtttagggtttagagtttagggtttagggtttagagttgagaaatgaggttttgaggataagatttcaaattttgaaaaataaaaaaattaaaattttcaaaggataaacttagaaatgtgctattttggtcattttagtttttgagtgctatttttgtgatataaacttagaaagtgctattttggagatttgcccctATTATTATccagtcaaacaaaaaaaatagaaagtttCATTTGTCTAAAAACAATACAAAGTCAAAAGTCCACCTTTATAAAGACGAAACTGAGAAGGTTACAAATCACCGTGGACGCATTCTCGCCAATCGGAAACGAGCACGTGTCAAAGCTCCCTTCCTCCTCCGTCGTCATCGTTCATCTCTGCAACAAACAAACGACCTGaggagcaaaaaaaaaaaaaaacagagagatctCTCCTTTAAACATTTCATCATGGTTCTCCGATCAAAATATCTATGCTCATTCCTCTTAATCATAGCCATCCTATCGCACGTTTCTCAATCTCTCCACTTCGAGTTAAAATCAGGCAAATCAAAATGCATCTCGGAGGACATCAAAAGCCATGCGATGACCGTCGGAAAGTACACCGTCGTCAATCCCAACGAGCCTTACCCTACTCCACAATCTCACAAGATCAACATAAGGGTACTCGTAAATTCGTTTCCTTTTTTCAGAAATTTGTGAACTTTTGATGTAACACATTACAGGTGACGTCGAGTCACGGGAACACGTACCATCACGCGGAGGAGGTGGACTCTGGGCAGTTCTCGTTCACGGCGGTGGAAGGTGGGGAATACTCGGCGTGTTTCGCTGCTCACGATCATAAGCCTGACGTGACGTTGGGTATCGATTTGGAGTGGGGGACGGGTGTTCATTACAAGAGTTTGGGTAGTTTGGCGAAGAGGAGCAAAGTCGAAGtgagtttcttttttaaatattgttttggtAATAATAATAACTCATCAGATTCTTGATGTcttgttgtgttgtgtttgtAACCAAAAGGTCATGGAGTTTGAAGTAAAGGCATTGATTGAAACCGTTAACTCGATTCATGATGAGATGTTTTATCTTAGAGACCGGTAATGAAAGTTTCTTTCTATAGGCTTACACTTTCTATAAttgttgcaattttttttttgatttagaCTTGTGTGATCAATACTGTTTTTTGTCTCAGGGAGGAAGAGATGCAGGATCTGAACAGGGCTACAAACTCGAAGATGGCGTGGTTGGGTTTACTGTCTCTTTTCGTGTGCTTAGGAGTTGCTGGGATGCAGTTTATGCACTTGAAGACGTtttttgagaagaagaaagtcaTCTAAGAGGTGTAAAATGGAATAATtccactctttctttctttaatcAGCTCAGGGAAGGGAATCTTTCACTCTCTGGTGGGTTTTGTATATTCAGATTTTTGTGGCTTGAGCATATGGCCTGCCTCTTGAACTAAATGAATGTGAAAGTGTTATGCCATTTTTGCACTCTGTCAACAGAAAGAATAACTTGGAAAACGTTATATACTTAGGCAGAAGAAGAAGTTTACCAACAAGAGATTCAGTTGGAACCAGTGCGTTAAACCACATAGCTAAACAATTCTCTCTGAGTTTAACCACAATTATTAGATTGTGAAGGTAGATTAGAGACATTTTTTGCCTTTTAACTAAATTCTCTTATAGATAAAGACGGAGCTTTAAACCtccattatgttttttttgtctctctCCTAAACATGCTGCAACTACTCTCATTCACATAGAGCGCTTAATGAACAATTGAGAGGAAGTGTACTGGAGATTAACTCGGTACTATCATCACACTCATCAGATTCTCCAAGTACAATCACAGATCACACACT
The window above is part of the Brassica napus cultivar Da-Ae chromosome C3, Da-Ae, whole genome shotgun sequence genome. Proteins encoded here:
- the LOC106385954 gene encoding transmembrane emp24 domain-containing protein p24delta9 → MVLRSKYLCSFLLIIAILSHVSQSLHFELKSGKSKCISEDIKSHAMTVGKYTVVNPNEPYPTPQSHKINIRVTSSHGNTYHHAEEVDSGQFSFTAVEGGEYSACFAAHDHKPDVTLGIDLEWGTGVHYKSLGSLAKRSKVEVMEFEVKALIETVNSIHDEMFYLRDREEEMQDLNRATNSKMAWLGLLSLFVCLGVAGMQFMHLKTFFEKKKVI